One genomic segment of Phyllopteryx taeniolatus isolate TA_2022b chromosome 12, UOR_Ptae_1.2, whole genome shotgun sequence includes these proteins:
- the LOC133487197 gene encoding probable ribonuclease ZC3H12C, producing MGLRDHVEDGTSHILSPGLALDYLHVDGSSAGKDAGKVSSTAVSASGDSGLSDSTNSSDSSSASVSSFFSEESGDSEDERLHNASTQAQNRDSPTRLDLADNPQTNTDCRTKVDFALKLGYSEELVQLVLQKLGPAALINDILGELVKLGTRAAPVEPPRGARGSQSPSSSSAYSSSSSSVGGLLCSSQILEDKENLRPVVVDGSNVAMSHGNKEVFSCQGIQLAVDWFLERGHSDITVFVPAWRKEQSRPDALITDQDVLRQLEKDKILVFTPSRRVQGRRVVCYDDRFIVKLAYESNGIIVSNDNYRDLANEKPEWKKFIDERLLMYSFVNDKFMPPDDPLGRHGPSLENFLRKRPVIPEHKKQPCPYGKKCTYGHKCKFYHPERGSQPLRSVADELRASAKISSAASKCRLEDTLTARNQTPSDSGRATPQKALRSLTELLADHLRVQSKVEECRGSGRSTLGYPVPGRLPFSGNPDGWDYARSSGPRQSDYRSESPVLGYNSLVKTSPIMSISTPESPEHFYPVGLRARYLPFDCSSEGSSESFSPDLVLNDRPPCHHHLRHHHPCPCSNQYRRPIKRSPPGLSQDASPGIRQLDLDVEQSPFQSISTHGRLTHLPLLRRNPGECLGPARHPPQTSMFSQCSHLASSIWREDRHQDSRGYYQGSLFPTRGNESELQQMQTNWDQHNQQPPKPCYDLFQLQDLPEASEKVWSSPQMSRHSSQRGLAPSPQMSFSSPLRMKTQSLHRGEHSSVAQYQELRERLFLNLCGIFPADLVRVVMSRNPSVMDAQELAAAILMGKSQGGS from the exons ATGGGCCTGAGGGACCATGTGGAGGATGGGACAAGCCACATCCTCAGCCCGGGGCTGGCTCTGGACTACCTCCACGTGGACGGCTCGAGCGCCGGAAAGGACGCCGGGAAGGTGTCATCGACAGCGGTGTCGGCTTCCGGAGACTCTGGCCTTAGCGACAGCACCAACAGTTCGGATAGCAGCAGCGCTAGCGTCAGCAGCTTCTTTTCCGAGGAGAGTGGAGACAGCGAGGACGAGCGTCTCCACAACGCTTCCACCCAAGCGCAAAACCGGGACTCCCCCACCAGGCTGGACCTGGCGGACAACCCGCAGACGAACACCGACTGCCGCACCAAAGTGGACTTTGCTCTGAAGCTGGGCTACTCAGAAGAACTGGTGCAGCTGGTGCTGCAGAAATTGGGCCCGGCTGCGCTCATCAACGACATCCTGGGGGAACTGGTCAAACTGGGAACCAGGGCGGCCCCAGTGGAGCCACCAAGAGGTGCGAGGGGCTCTCAGTCTCCTTCATCTTCTTCCGCGtactcctcgtcttcctcctcagtGGGCGGGCTGCTGTGCTCGTCCCAAATCCTGGAGGACAAAGAAAACCTTCGGCCTGTGGTGGTGGATGGAAGTAACGTGGCCATGAG TCACGGCAACAAGGAAGTGTTCTCCTGTCAAGGCATCCAGCTGGCTGTTGATTGGTTCTTGGAGCGAGGCCACAGTGACATCACGGTATTTGTCCCCGCCTGGAGGAAGGAGCAATCCCGTCCAGATGCTCTCATCACAG ACCAGGACGTCCTGCGGCAGCTGGAGAAGGACAAGATCCTGGTTTTCACGCCGTCCCGCCGCGTGCAGGGACGCCGCGTGGTCTGTTACGACGACCGCTTCATTGTCAAGCTGGCTTACGAGTCGAACGGCATAATTGTCTCCAATGACAACTACCGCGACCTGGCCAATGAGAAGCCAGAGTGGAAGAAGTTCATTGACGAGCGCCTTCTGATGTACTCCTTCGTCAATGACAA ATTCATGCCACCAGACGACCCGCTCGGACGCCACGGGCCTAGTTTGGAGAACTTCCTAAGGAAGCGACCAGTCATTCCGGAACACAAGAAGCAGCCGTGTCCCTAtg GTAAAAAGTGTACGTACGGCCACAAGTGCAAGTTCTACCACCCAGAACGAGGCAGTCAGCCTCTGCGTTCCGTAGCCGATGAGCTCCGAGCCAGTGCCAAAATATCATCTGCGGCATCCAAATGCCGGTTGGAAGACACCCTGACGGCCAGGAACCAAACGCCGTCTGACTCCGGCCGGGCAACCCCACAAAAAGCATTAAGGTCCCTCACTGAGCTCCTGGCAGACCATCTCAGAGTTCAATCCAAAGTAGAAGAATGCAGGGGAAGCGGTAGAAGCACTCTCGGTTATCCTGTGCCTGGGAGGTTGCCTTTCTCAGGAAACCCAGATGGATGGGATTATGCACGATCCTCAGGACCAAGACAAAGTGATTATCGATCTGAGTCTCCAGTGTTGGGCTACAATTCTCTAGTGAAGACCTCGCCTATCATGAGTATTTCCACTCCGGAGAGTCCCGAGCACTTCTACCCTGTGGGTCTCCGAGCCAGGTATCTACCCTTTGACTGCAGCAGCGAAGGCAGCTCAGAGTCCTTCTCCCCGGATCTGGTTTTGAACGACAGGCCCCCGTGCCACCACCACCTGCGCCACCATCATCCTTGCCCCTGCTCCAACCAGTACAGAAGACCCATAAAGCGGAGTCCACCTGGTCTGAGCCAGGACGCTTCACCTGGAATTAGACAACTGGATTTGGATGTGGAACAAAGTCCTTTCCAGTCCATTTCCACTCACGGGCGTTTGACTCATCTGCCACTTCTCAGAAGAAACCCAGGAGAATGTCTGGGTCCTGCACGTCATCCACCCCAAACATCCATGTTTTCTCAGTGCTCCCACCTGGCGAGTTCCATTTGGCGAGAGGACCGACACCAAGACTCCAGAGGGTACTATCAAGGGTCACTGTTTCCTACCAGGGGGAACGAATCTGAGCTTCAACAAATGCAGACGAACTGGGACCAGCACAATCAACAGCCGCCCAAACCTTGTTACGATCTCTTCCAGCTCCAGGATCTTCCAGAGGCTTCTGAGAAAGTCTGGTCCTCTCCACAGATGAGCAGACATTCGTCACAGCGTGGCCTCGCACCCTCACCACAGATGTCTTTTTCGTCCCCCCTGCGAATGAAAACACAGTCCCTGCACCGTGGGGAGCACTCCTCGGTGGCTCAATACCAGGAGCTGCGGGAGAGGCTGTTCCTGAACCTCTGTGGAATTTTCCCGGCTGATTTGGTGAGGGTGGTGATGAGCCGGAACCCGAGCGTGATGGACGCGCAAGAACTGGCTGCCGCCATATTGATGGGAAAATCTCAGGGTGGCTCCTGA